Proteins encoded together in one Aminipila butyrica window:
- a CDS encoding S-layer homology domain-containing protein, protein MKQADQASGKPFEKTYMCKGIAVFLALCLLVGIVGTPLEARAAVDDSTSATMMLEAMGVISADSSGNYNLGTNVTRAEYAKMLVMASKYKDQVAASFYSSLFRDVNSSNWASPYVKLSASNNLLSGYSDGTFRPDSKVTLEQGVNSVLLLLGYTSTDFTGAFPYAQMNLYSSLGLSSGIVGGIGTLMTKGDAVQLIYNTLKTDLKDGSQTYAESLGYSVNDNGEVNYAGVVTDNMNGPYTVTASDWYSKLGINSGAVVYRNGSKISLSDVDLYDIIYYSKAKSTVWAYNDRVTGIYDKATPSQDAVTSITLSGKAYTLESTKAFSALSSSGSLKIGDAITLLLGKDGLVADAVSSTVLKQETIFYVTSADTTSVEGVTLTGTEVAYTVDKNGTIEPGDVVKVTFDSSGNLQISSVSGSLYGTVDSALMTIGSNKISSTATILDTYEGAYTATSVSRLDGLQLDSGDVLYYEAKSGYITSLVLENVTGDALQYGVITSAKSSSKDSTSVSGSYVYNIKGSSYSLNSSNTKFNVSAGPAMFYGTGGNVEKMKNLTRANAKVKSVDSSTVTFTDGTAYKIAADVAVYEYKTSSQTYSYEGSVSDALAAYKSGKTMTYCYDKEPSKGGQIRVILYQ, encoded by the coding sequence ATGAAGCAAGCAGATCAAGCAAGCGGAAAACCGTTTGAAAAAACATATATGTGCAAAGGGATAGCTGTATTCTTGGCCCTTTGTTTGTTGGTGGGAATTGTCGGCACACCCCTGGAGGCAAGGGCGGCTGTGGATGATTCCACCAGTGCTACCATGATGCTGGAGGCTATGGGCGTTATTTCAGCAGATAGCTCAGGAAATTACAATTTAGGCACTAACGTAACCCGGGCTGAGTATGCCAAGATGTTGGTTATGGCATCAAAATATAAAGATCAGGTGGCCGCCTCTTTTTATTCGTCTTTATTTAGAGATGTAAACTCCAGCAACTGGGCTTCCCCCTATGTGAAGTTGTCGGCATCCAACAACTTGCTGTCCGGATACAGCGACGGTACCTTCCGCCCTGATAGCAAGGTGACTTTGGAGCAGGGGGTCAATAGTGTCCTGCTGCTGTTGGGCTATACTTCCACCGACTTTACCGGAGCTTTCCCTTATGCACAGATGAATCTATATTCCTCCCTGGGCCTGTCTTCGGGTATTGTGGGCGGTATTGGCACCCTGATGACGAAGGGAGATGCGGTGCAGCTAATTTATAATACCTTAAAAACGGATTTGAAGGATGGCAGCCAAACCTATGCAGAATCTTTAGGATATTCCGTTAACGATAATGGAGAGGTAAACTATGCTGGAGTGGTAACGGATAACATGAATGGTCCGTACACCGTCACCGCTTCCGACTGGTACAGTAAATTAGGGATCAACTCAGGTGCAGTAGTATACCGAAATGGCAGTAAGATTAGCCTGTCGGATGTAGACCTGTACGACATCATCTATTATTCCAAGGCTAAAAGTACGGTTTGGGCTTATAACGACCGAGTGACAGGAATTTATGATAAGGCAACCCCGAGTCAGGATGCGGTGACCAGCATCACCCTGTCTGGGAAGGCTTACACGCTGGAATCCACCAAAGCATTTTCGGCTTTGTCCTCCAGTGGCAGTCTAAAAATAGGTGATGCCATTACGCTGCTGCTTGGCAAGGACGGCCTGGTAGCCGATGCTGTCTCAAGCACCGTGTTGAAACAAGAGACTATTTTCTACGTGACTTCGGCAGATACAACCTCCGTCGAAGGGGTGACGCTTACTGGTACTGAAGTCGCTTACACAGTGGATAAAAATGGCACCATAGAGCCTGGGGATGTGGTGAAGGTGACCTTTGATTCCAGTGGAAATTTGCAGATTTCGTCCGTTTCGGGTAGTTTGTATGGCACTGTGGATTCAGCACTGATGACCATAGGCAGCAATAAAATTTCTAGCACGGCTACCATTTTGGATACGTATGAAGGAGCCTATACGGCTACTTCGGTTAGCCGCTTGGATGGGTTGCAGCTAGACAGCGGCGACGTACTGTATTATGAAGCGAAAAGCGGCTATATTACCAGTCTAGTGCTGGAGAATGTCACTGGTGATGCGCTTCAATACGGTGTTATTACCTCGGCCAAGTCTTCCAGCAAGGACAGCACCAGCGTCAGCGGCAGCTATGTGTATAATATTAAGGGAAGCAGTTATTCCTTGAACAGCAGTAACACTAAGTTTAATGTATCTGCTGGCCCCGCCATGTTCTATGGAACGGGGGGCAATGTTGAAAAGATGAAAAATCTAACTCGCGCCAACGCTAAAGTTAAGTCGGTGGATAGTTCCACGGTGACCTTTACAGATGGCACCGCTTATAAAATTGCCGCAGATGTGGCGGTGTATGAATATAAGACCTCTAGTCAAACCTACAGCTATGAAGGGTCCGTTAGTGACGCGCTGGCTGCATACAAATCAGGTAAGACGATGACCTATTGCTATGATAAAGAGCCATCTAAAGGCGGGCAGATTCGGGTCATTCTCTACCAGTAG
- a CDS encoding helix-turn-helix transcriptional regulator translates to MKTKVKELRNRANLTQQQLADLVYVSSRTIISIEKEQYSPSLMLAYRMAEIFEITVEELCCLKENKELEDQQRENL, encoded by the coding sequence ATGAAAACAAAAGTAAAAGAGTTGAGAAACAGAGCTAATTTAACACAGCAGCAGCTTGCGGATTTAGTTTATGTTTCATCGAGAACCATTATATCTATCGAAAAAGAGCAGTATAGCCCTTCCCTCATGCTGGCATATCGAATGGCGGAAATCTTTGAAATAACGGTGGAAGAGTTGTGTTGTCTGAAAGAAAACAAGGAATTGGAGGATCAGCAACGTGAAAATTTATAA